The following proteins are encoded in a genomic region of Paenibacillus sp. FSL R7-0273:
- the hisS gene encoding histidine--tRNA ligase, protein MAKERFEKPTGTQDVLPGAVEKWQYVEGKARDLCRRFNYREIRTPMFEHTGLFERGVGETTDIVEGEMYTFKDKGDRDLALRPEGTAGVVRAYVQNKLYGEPDVSKLYYIGPMFRYERPQAGRYRQFHQFGIEAFGAVDPAIDAEVISLGYQFYKDLGLKDVRVELNSVGNAPSRAAYREKLLNFLRPMRDTLCSDCQRRMERNPLRVLDCKVDQDKFGGAPSILDSLDEECTTHFEKVKTHLDTMGVDYSINPRLVRGLDYYTHTAFEYKAAGIGSIDTVGGGGRYNGLVEEIGGPDQPGIGFGIGLERILLILESQGVELPAVKPLDVYFVALGEAADQEITKQLFLLRSQGFSAERDYLGRKMKAQMKSADRMSARYTAILGEDELNNGVIALKSMETGEQKTVKLEELAQALV, encoded by the coding sequence GTGGCTAAAGAAAGATTCGAGAAACCTACAGGTACACAGGATGTGCTTCCGGGTGCTGTAGAGAAGTGGCAGTATGTTGAAGGCAAGGCCAGAGATCTGTGCCGCCGGTTTAATTACCGGGAGATCCGCACACCGATGTTTGAGCACACCGGGCTGTTCGAGCGCGGCGTCGGTGAGACAACAGATATTGTGGAAGGCGAAATGTATACCTTCAAGGATAAGGGCGACCGTGACCTGGCGCTGCGTCCGGAAGGAACGGCCGGTGTTGTGCGTGCTTACGTGCAGAACAAGCTGTACGGCGAGCCGGATGTCAGCAAGCTGTATTACATCGGTCCAATGTTCCGCTATGAGCGTCCCCAGGCAGGAAGATACCGGCAGTTCCACCAGTTCGGCATCGAGGCGTTCGGCGCAGTGGATCCGGCGATTGATGCGGAAGTAATCTCTCTGGGATATCAGTTCTACAAGGATCTTGGCCTCAAAGACGTCAGAGTCGAGCTGAACTCCGTGGGTAATGCGCCAAGCCGCGCCGCCTACCGTGAGAAGCTGCTGAATTTCCTGAGACCGATGCGCGATACCCTGTGCAGTGACTGCCAGCGCCGGATGGAGCGCAATCCGCTGCGGGTACTTGACTGCAAGGTTGACCAGGATAAATTCGGCGGTGCGCCGTCCATTCTGGACAGTCTTGATGAAGAATGCACTACCCATTTCGAAAAGGTTAAGACGCATCTTGATACCATGGGCGTTGATTACAGCATCAATCCCCGTCTGGTCCGCGGACTTGATTATTACACGCATACTGCGTTTGAGTATAAAGCAGCCGGTATCGGCTCCATCGATACGGTGGGCGGCGGCGGCCGCTACAACGGGCTGGTGGAGGAAATCGGCGGACCGGATCAGCCGGGCATCGGCTTCGGCATCGGACTGGAGCGCATCCTGCTGATTCTGGAGAGCCAGGGTGTGGAGCTTCCGGCAGTGAAGCCGCTGGATGTGTATTTCGTGGCGCTGGGAGAGGCTGCGGATCAGGAGATTACAAAGCAGCTGTTCCTGCTGCGCAGCCAGGGGTTCTCTGCAGAACGAGACTATCTCGGCCGCAAGATGAAGGCGCAGATGAAGTCGGCTGACCGTATGTCAGCACGGTATACGGCGATTCTTGGTGAGGATGAGCTGAACAACGGGGTCATTGCCCTGAAATCAATGGAGACCGGCGAACAGAAGACGGTCAAGCTGGAAGAGCTGGCGCAGGCGCTGGTCTAA
- the dtd gene encoding D-aminoacyl-tRNA deacylase: MRAVVQRCKEAKVTVDGTVTGAINEGLMLLIGVTHGDTEKDAEYLAGKIAGLRIFEDEAGKMNFSVTDTGGAILSVSQFTLYGDCRKGRRPNFMAAAAPDEAKQLYDYFNQVLRGLGLQVETGVFGAMMDVSFTNWGPVTLILDSRD; this comes from the coding sequence ATGAGAGCAGTAGTACAACGCTGCAAGGAAGCGAAGGTTACAGTTGACGGGACGGTAACGGGAGCCATTAACGAAGGCCTGATGCTGCTGATCGGCGTAACACACGGGGATACCGAGAAGGATGCGGAATATCTGGCCGGCAAAATAGCCGGACTGCGCATCTTCGAGGATGAAGCCGGCAAAATGAATTTCAGTGTTACGGATACCGGAGGGGCGATCCTGTCGGTATCACAGTTTACGCTGTATGGGGACTGCCGCAAGGGCCGCCGCCCGAATTTTATGGCTGCAGCGGCTCCGGACGAGGCTAAGCAGCTCTATGATTATTTTAATCAGGTGCTGAGGGGCTTGGGCCTTCAGGTGGAGACGGGCGTGTTCGGGGCGATGATGGACGTCTCTTTTACCAACTGGGGGCCGGTCACACTGATTCTGGACAGCAGGGATTAG
- a CDS encoding type 1 glutamine amidotransferase domain-containing protein: protein MSKVAFLLASGFEDSEMKVPYDEVIKAGHQADIIGLKKNETLLGKKGNVSYAADKAISEVKAGDYDAIVIPGGSSPENLRLNEDVLAFVKEADASKTPIASICHGPQILISADLLQGRTITSYPPLKDDVVNAGAEFKDEEVVVDGNYITSRTPEDEPAFVRELLRVL from the coding sequence ATGAGTAAAGTAGCATTTCTGCTCGCCAGCGGTTTTGAAGATTCCGAAATGAAGGTACCCTACGATGAGGTTATAAAGGCAGGACATCAGGCTGATATCATCGGTCTGAAAAAGAATGAAACGCTGCTGGGCAAAAAGGGGAACGTTTCCTATGCAGCAGATAAAGCCATCAGCGAGGTAAAAGCCGGCGATTATGACGCTATCGTTATACCAGGCGGCTCGTCACCGGAAAATCTGCGGCTGAATGAGGATGTGCTTGCTTTTGTAAAAGAAGCTGACGCTTCCAAAACGCCGATCGCATCCATCTGCCATGGACCACAGATTCTAATCAGTGCAGACCTGCTTCAAGGACGCACCATAACCTCCTACCCTCCGCTAAAGGATGATGTTGTTAACGCCGGAGCGGAGTTCAAGGATGAAGAGGTCGTCGTTGACGGCAATTATATAACCTCGCGCACCCCGGAAGATGAGCCGGCCTTTGTGCGTGAGCTGCTGAGGGTCCTGTAA
- the aspS gene encoding aspartate--tRNA ligase: MSRSHHCGQLTPEQIGQTVTLNGWVQTRRDLGGVLFIDLRDRSGIVQIVFNPDYSGEALQIADKVRSEYVLSVTGKVVKRDEETVNRNLPTGEIEVQITEIEVLNAAKTPPFFIEDGVEVDESLRMKYRYLDLRRPEMHKTLLLRSKAAKIFRDFLDGEGFIDVETPILTKSSPEGARDYLVPSRVHEGEFFALPQSPQIYKQLLMVGGIERYYQIARCFRDEDLRADRQPEFTQVDIETSFVPQDELLGMMETLMQRLLKETVGVDVAVPFQRLTYAEAIGKYGSDKPDLRFGLELVEMNDIVATSGVKVFASVIEKGGEVKVLNAKGCGTWTRKEIDDLGPYAARYGAKGLAWIQVKDGEFKGPIVKFFTEEEIAAVRERTGAEEGDLLLFSADNKKVVADVLGALRLKIGRQLGLIDDSVFKFAWVTEFPLLSYDEDQKRYVAEHHPFTRPMDEDLHLFDTDPGAIRAQAYDIVLNGYEVGGGSQRIYKRDVQEKMFEALGFSPEVAYEKFGYLMDAFEYGTPPHGGIAFGFDRLVMLLAGRTNLRETIAFPKTASATDLLMDAPSPVDTAQLEQLHIKLAPKPEKVKN; this comes from the coding sequence ATGAGTAGAAGTCATCATTGCGGACAATTAACGCCGGAGCAGATCGGCCAGACTGTAACACTGAACGGCTGGGTTCAGACCCGCCGCGACCTTGGAGGCGTACTGTTCATTGATCTGCGCGACCGTTCAGGTATCGTACAGATCGTATTTAACCCGGATTATTCCGGTGAAGCACTGCAGATTGCCGATAAGGTGCGCAGTGAATACGTACTCTCCGTAACGGGTAAAGTGGTTAAGAGAGACGAGGAAACAGTGAACCGCAACCTGCCTACCGGTGAAATCGAAGTACAGATTACTGAAATTGAAGTGTTGAATGCTGCCAAAACCCCTCCGTTCTTCATCGAAGACGGTGTGGAAGTAGATGAGTCCCTGCGGATGAAATACCGTTACCTCGACCTGCGCCGTCCGGAAATGCACAAGACGCTGCTGCTGCGCTCGAAGGCGGCGAAGATTTTCCGCGACTTCCTTGACGGTGAAGGCTTTATTGATGTTGAAACTCCGATCCTGACCAAAAGCTCCCCTGAGGGCGCACGTGACTATCTGGTGCCAAGCCGGGTGCATGAAGGCGAATTCTTCGCGCTGCCGCAATCGCCGCAGATTTACAAGCAGCTGCTGATGGTCGGCGGCATCGAGCGTTACTATCAGATCGCCCGCTGCTTCCGCGATGAGGATCTGCGAGCTGACCGCCAGCCGGAATTCACCCAGGTCGACATCGAGACTTCCTTTGTGCCGCAGGATGAGCTGCTCGGTATGATGGAGACTTTGATGCAGCGTCTGCTCAAGGAAACAGTTGGCGTGGATGTGGCAGTGCCGTTCCAGCGCCTGACCTATGCCGAAGCAATCGGCAAATACGGCTCGGATAAGCCGGACCTGCGCTTTGGCCTGGAGCTGGTTGAGATGAACGATATCGTTGCCACCAGCGGCGTGAAGGTATTCGCTTCCGTTATTGAAAAAGGCGGCGAAGTGAAGGTTCTCAACGCCAAAGGCTGCGGAACCTGGACCCGTAAGGAAATCGACGACCTCGGGCCATATGCTGCCCGTTACGGAGCGAAGGGTCTGGCCTGGATTCAGGTGAAGGACGGGGAATTCAAAGGACCTATCGTCAAGTTCTTCACTGAAGAAGAAATTGCAGCTGTAAGAGAACGTACAGGCGCTGAAGAAGGCGACCTTCTGCTCTTCTCCGCTGATAACAAGAAGGTTGTTGCGGATGTTCTGGGCGCCCTGCGCCTCAAAATCGGCCGTCAGCTTGGCCTGATTGATGACAGTGTGTTCAAGTTTGCCTGGGTCACTGAATTCCCGCTGCTGAGCTACGATGAAGATCAAAAGCGTTATGTAGCCGAGCATCATCCGTTCACCCGTCCAATGGACGAGGACCTGCACCTGTTCGACACCGATCCTGGTGCGATCCGTGCGCAGGCCTACGATATCGTGCTTAACGGCTATGAAGTGGGCGGCGGCTCCCAGCGTATCTACAAACGCGATGTTCAGGAAAAAATGTTCGAAGCACTGGGCTTCTCACCAGAAGTGGCTTACGAGAAGTTCGGCTATCTGATGGATGCGTTTGAATACGGCACGCCTCCGCACGGCGGAATTGCCTTCGGCTTTGACCGTCTGGTAATGCTGCTGGCCGGACGCACAAACCTGCGTGAGACGATTGCCTTCCCGAAGACGGCAAGTGCAACCGACCTGCTGATGGACGCACCGTCCCCGGTAGATACAGCACAGCTGGAGCAGCTGCATATCAAGCTGGCGCCGAAGCCGGAAAAAGTGAAAAACTAA